ATTTGTCTGAACGCCAGTCCCTGTAGATATACCTTCACTCAAAACATATctggaaaataaaatcagtacTCCATATGAAGCAGATACTATTACAATACTCCAGCGTAAAAGTACAAAAGAACATGAATGATGTGGTACTTCATAGGGGCAAACAGAGAAGCAGAATTGTCAGATTTACTTTGAAAGCAACCTTCAgtgtaaattaaaagaaaaatcaactAATAAAAAAcctaaactaaataaaataaaatccatacaaaaaacacacatttatatatatatatatatatataaaacaaaaacaggctgTGGCTCTCTGAAGGTCAGGGGTCAGAGGTTTCCTTCATCCAGCATTTTGTTGATGCCCTCGCAGATCTTCTGCAGGTGTGGGCGGTACACCTCGGACGGGCCGTAGAGCGCAGCCAGGAATTCACCGTTGGAGAAGTGGTTGAAGACATGGTTGACGCGAGAGTGGGACTTGGCTGTGAGGTGGCGGTTGATGGCCTGGTGCAGGATGTCACAGCACTCGCTCAGGATGCCGGCCATGACGCGGCGGTCGAAGGTGAACTCGATCTGGTAGAAGCTGACGGCCGTCATGGCCAGCGTGTGGACCTTCTTGCGGAAGCGCTCCACCAGGGCCATCTCCTCGCTGTTGAACTGGTTGTTGCGGTAGAGCACGCCCAGCTTCACCACCGTCTTGATCAGGTTCTTGATGATCTTCTGCGCCTCTTTGCGGTTGCGTGTGAACTCCTTGGTGACGCGGTACAGCTCATCCAGGACCTCGCTGCTGGTGTCGTCAATGAACATGTTGGCCATGGTCTTAGTGGCCATCTTGCTCATCAGCTTTTTCTGCGCCTGCAGCGCCAGGTTCTTCGTGCTGAAAGTGTCCATGTTGTCTGGGGAAACACAGACAGAGTCTCAAGGTGGGAAATTCAGGACTACTACGTCTTCATTTTGACAGTATATAATTACTTTACAGAACCACTTTCCAAAGTAGTTTTTTTAATCCCAGTGTAGACCTTTGCTGCTCTTTTTCGTACAGCAAATTAGTACCAGCTacttacatttgtttaaaagcAGCGGAGTATAAAAACAACTGTatctacaaaacaaataaaaaaaaataaactggaaaataaaaccGGAATACAAGAGAACCAGATGGAGAGGCGGGGACTCCAAAAGAAGCCCCGCCCACAAGGTTGCCTTCTTAGATTCCTAAAGGATTGCCAGAGTCTGTTGAACCCATAAATCGTATTATTTACTTTTCCTGGCCTGAGGGTCAGCATTTGGCCCTCCATCCTCTGAGGAGCCCGTGGGAGAACCGTGACACTGGGTCCATTTACACAGACTCGAATGTGTCTTAGCAGTGTAGGAAAGGGAAATACGGAGGCCCCCGTTTTGTGTTCAAAAACTAATTGTTTGCAAGTGGGTGTATTCAGGTCTGATTTAGAACGGATTAATGAATTTAGGTAGGTGACTAAGCATCTAGTCACTTAGTATCTtagtatttaaatatgtaaatataagtGGATTTTTTCAGGCCCAAAATCTGTGGGCTAAGGTCAGAGTTAGCCCACAAAAGTTATGGTAAGAGTTAACTTAGTTTAGTACATAGTTTACAACCGAGTGTAGCTCGATATTTTTGTCTTGACTATGACCAGAGTACTTACTATTGTTGGGGCCATAGATTGGGGCAAGTATCTTATTGCTCTAATGAAATACACTGCGGACGATAAATGttatcaatatatatacatatataaacatttcaATGATAAATGTATGTTATTTTCAATTGGCAAATCAGAAAATAATCTATGCTAATCATTATTTAAGTTCACCCACCACAATACAACACAATGATAAGCTCGTGGTAAATATGAAGGGTGATGTTTAGACACTTCACATTAATAAAATGCTGGCTGTCACAATCATTTTACTGCTGTTTTTGCTAGCAAgaaattacaaacaaaacagaatagaGTGGAGAAATATTAGATCGGGCTTTCAGGGCATTAATGTAAGAGTGAACAAAAGCATATCAGatgttgcatttttattttggacgGCTGGGTGGTACGCTTAACACAACATTCAGGTTTTACAAGTATGCCCCGTGGCCTCTGGTTGAATTATACCATTTATTCTGTTGTCCACAGATATCTCCTCAGAGATTCAGGTGGTCAGTGAAACAAAATCAAGATAGAACGCCCACACGGAAGAAAAAATGGGAATGCTTGCTCATTTCATTGCTGAATCACACTGGATACAGTGCGAGGAGTGAGTTTTCTTTCAGGTTAGGTCACTGATGATCATCCGAAATGGGAGGTTGTTTTGGTTTTTCCAGGGGATGAAGCAGCAAAATGAGATCAACTCATCAAGATGCAACAAGGAGGCGGAAATGACAAGACTCGTTTACTGGAGGATttcataaaaggaaaaaaaataaaaataataataattacatcagACAAGCAAGCCAGTGTTGCAGAGAGCTGTCTGACAGCAACGTGCTTTGTGATACTGCAGCCTGCAGTAGTGGTGGGGGGTGCTGCACAGTTATGCAAAGCAAGCATCTATGAGTCTGTTTGTGAAGTCTCTTATCTcggttttaaaaaacaatgccaCCAATGTGTGGCATGGCTGGGCTGTAATCTGTGGCACGTTGCACGCAATACTCCCTTCTCAGCCCAGCCTGCACACTGGCCTTAAGTGACGCATACGTTTTATGCATTTCCTGTTAGGAGAAGagactgaaatattttaaaacccTACGTAAAGTAGTAATTGCTGGTGTATAGTACCTGAAGAGGTATGTGAAAATgcttcaaaataaacaattcaaGTCATGAATCATGTGCCTCAGCACTCAATTTATTCCCTAAAAATTGGATACaaccgtaaaaaaaaaaaatgcagtcagGAATCTGAGGAATGCAGCCCGGCAACAAGACCTAAATGCGATGGAAGGGTCAGGCTGTGTCCGGAATTCAGGAAGTCAAAATCGGCTCCGTTTCAACCCCCCACAACCTGAATTCTCCAAAACATTTCCACACTgctaaatgcatttatttcagaGCTGCAGACAGGAAGAGTAGGCTGttcacacataataataattccacTCTCCGCAGTCCCATTTGCATTTGCGGGAATAATGAATGCAATGTTTATGATTCCTTGCAGTGCCATCTACAATTAGACTGACACTGTGTACACATTCTAAGTTCTGCAATAACAACCCTGTTAATTGCACCTCCAtgaaactgtaataataattaaaaacgtAAGATTAAAAGAGAAGACACAAGCACTAAAAACAATACTTGTGACCCAAGGGGTTAGACCTGACCCAAtccaaactttgacctacctgcggatgtcaaaatacaaaacactatcaacatttaatttatttttagaaacatCTGTCTGCTATTTAACAATCAAAACGCAATAGGGTTTATAGGTCGGTCAAAGTTTTGAGTTGGTCCACTACAACGTAGACACAGGCATAGCAAATATCAACACAGCAAGGTTATCTGTGGTGAAGTGCatgcaaacaacaacaacaacactgaaaGCGAACACCTTGTTATCTAGCAATTATCTATTCACACTGCATGTATGGACAAGGGACACATACATCACattatatacattacaatttgCTTTAATCCTGATAGAAACAATCCTGATAGTCTTgggctgataaaaaaaaaaaaaaaacacaccaacaaGCAATACAGCGGAGACCCCAATTTGCAAACTACAATTAGGACGAATAGTACTGTTACTTGTAGTATAAGAAAGAAAAGTCAGCAATGTCATGTAGTGTTGAGGACCTCTGAAAGGATGAACACCCCAAACATAAAAGAAACAACTTTAATTTGTGCCGAGCTACATTCTCTCAATGGAAATAAGAGCTTCTGTTTGGCACAGTGCTGCCCCTTCACTCACCATCCAACAGATCGAGTCCAGACTCCTCTTCCATGGCGAGACCAAAAGTGTGGGTGCGTGTATGCCAGTGGGGAGAAGACAGCTGTTGTCAGTGCCGCAGCCCTATGGCTCTCCGCGTGTATGCTGTGCTGGCTATAAGGCAGTCTGGTGAATGTGACAGGTGAGTTAATTGTGTCAGGTGGATATACCTGAGCGGCTCACCTCGCACTGTCCACCCCCTCCAGgaacaacaagtgcacacactGTGCGCTTTTCACTAACTTGCTGCTATTCCCTCATTTCTAGCTGTCGAAGTCTCATGGAGAATCAGAAAAGGGTTGCTGTCCCCCCAGAAAAAAAGTCTAATCATCTAAAAAAAGAATGATGGTTGTAgccaagagaaagaaaaaagtgccaTACAGGACCACTCAAATTGATATTTACTTGCATTTCTACATGTCATTTTAAGCTCCTTTTTTTCTGAATAATGGCCCACAAAATCAAATTAACCTTTTTGGTATACAAAAGAAGTTTGAATTGTTATGATTTCACCTCAAAATATGATTCATGGAAGTCATTATAGATCCTGTCATTTGATTAATTAGAGCGCCAAAATAGCCCACTAGCCAAAGCAATGAggttattttgtaattttagcCTGGCTTATCACATATACAGATAGACAGAGATTGACACATCGATAGAGAGAAAATCCACGTTCCACTTCAGTACAATATTCCTCAAAACCTCTTATCTGACTCCTGTGAGTGCCAGTTGGAAAGAcgcgtttattttattttttacttttttcttcttctgagaAATAGTTACACAATTCAGAGAAATGTGCAGAAACCTAAGCTGGGAGAGATCTAGCTGTATCACTCTAATCTCTCCGAGTCCCGCTCTCATCCTCCCACTCAGAGCCGAGCAGTCAAACATTGATCCCTGTCACAGTTAAAGTTCTCAGATGTGCGCAGCCTGCTGGGTGACATTAATTATTAACACTAGGGTACAAAAGCgctcacaaataaataatgtataactTCTTTTGGAAAAAGCTGGTGACAATAACAAAACAGGTGCGTTAAGAGTCATCAGAAGCAATGCTGCCAATATAGGCACCAGCACTCAATACTCCAGAGGGAACTGTGTACAAATACAATGCACACAAACGACATCAACTAACCTAAAACACAGTCGGCAAACCCTAAATCAACAAACacaggtatttattttaatttaatgattGGTTTCTTTATTCGTTTGCCTGCgctttacattatttttcatacaAAACACAACTGTCAATAAATTTTAGACTGCAACTTAGTTTACATGTCAGTTCAATTAaattattacacacacacacacacacacacacacacacacacacacacagagtagtgggtgagagagagagagagagagagaaagagagaggtgaGGACATACTTTTTTTACAGGGCCGCATTGCaaacaatatttgttttactgGAAAAGAACTAACAGTTTACCCAGGGCGGGTGTGAATAACACTGTCAGCTTTACAATAGCTCGGCCCGCTCGGTTGTTGGGCTGCTTCAGTCGGGggccaaccctgttcctggagagccacaatcctgcaggttttccgGGTCTCTCTAAATCACCAAATCACTGGAAACACAGGGAAACTTCGTCTAAGTAAGACCCACAATTGGCTCCATTAAAGCAGTTAAATCTCTAggccctgtggctctccaggaccagggttggccacccctggGCTACTAGATAGCCATGTAGGTGGCCCATAGGACTTCATAGCAATAGCGCCCCCTAGTGATTTGCCGCAGTATCACAGTCATCTAAGTACTGTACTGTTTTTGATAATTGGctaaacatacaaataataattacataaacGTGTGTTTGCACCACACAATCACGATGAAATACTTTAGCTATCTGTCGTACACGGATGTAAGCAGGTCTTCTCTTTTGATtattaaacaagcaaacaagcaaaacaatccaaaagcAATTTGACCTGAATGCAGTTTGTATTTATTGCCATAGAGATGAGGCGTGTCTCATTGTGAAAGCTGGCATGGCTGGCCTAATTGCATTGAACAGTCAAATGCAGGACTCTCACAGCTGGGGTACCATGGCACTTATTCTGCCCAGATGAACCTGTATAAAGCAGATCATGTCGGGGTCAGTACAAACCAT
This sequence is a window from Amia ocellicauda isolate fAmiCal2 chromosome 22, fAmiCal2.hap1, whole genome shotgun sequence. Protein-coding genes within it:
- the tnfaip8l1 gene encoding tumor necrosis factor alpha-induced protein 8-like protein 1 isoform X2 — translated: MDTFSTKNLALQAQKKLMSKMATKTMANMFIDDTSSEVLDELYRVTKEFTRNRKEAQKIIKNLIKTVVKLGVLYRNNQFNSEEMALVERFRKKVHTLAMTAVSFYQIEFTFDRRVMAGILSECCDILHQAINRHLTAKSHSRVNHVFNHFSNGEFLAALYGPSEVYRPHLQKICEGINKMLDEGNL
- the tnfaip8l1 gene encoding tumor necrosis factor alpha-induced protein 8-like protein 1 isoform X1, translated to MEEESGLDLLDDNMDTFSTKNLALQAQKKLMSKMATKTMANMFIDDTSSEVLDELYRVTKEFTRNRKEAQKIIKNLIKTVVKLGVLYRNNQFNSEEMALVERFRKKVHTLAMTAVSFYQIEFTFDRRVMAGILSECCDILHQAINRHLTAKSHSRVNHVFNHFSNGEFLAALYGPSEVYRPHLQKICEGINKMLDEGNL